The Stappia sp. genome window below encodes:
- the pepN gene encoding aminopeptidase N, which translates to MRPDTPAPVRLEDYRPPAFAIDAVHLDIRLAPRATRVTARLVVRRAPGGDPGEPLVLDGDDLQLTGLTLDGQALPAERYSVTPRRLEIARVPDGPFTLEMETRLDPDANTRLMGLYRSNGTYCTQCEAEGFRRITYFLDRPDCLSVYTTRIEARKGEAPVLLGNGNPVEAGDIPGTDRHFAVWHDPHPKPSYLFAVVAGDLACVSDRFTTAEGRAVALNIYVEHGNEAKCDWAMDSLKRSMRWDEEAYGRCYDLDVFNIVAVSDFNMGAMENKGLNIFNDKYVLADPDTATDQDYAGIEAVIAHEYFHNWTGNRITCRDWFQLCLKEGLTVFRDQEFSADMRSRPVKRISDVRLLKSHQFPEDAGPLAHPVRPRLYHEINNFYTATVYEKGAEVVRMLKTLIGADAFRKGMDLFFARHDGEATTVEAFLACFAEASGQDLSQFARWYDQAGTPGLHVTRDYDADERRLTLTVRQHTPPTPQQSAKQPMHIPLRVALIGEDGQRLEPQAVSGAEMTGDVLHIRTPAQTVVFSGVDRPAVPSLLRGFSAPVTLSTDLDDAELLFLAAHDDDAFNRWAALHRVVTKTLIAGTKALSGQQTVAVDPALLSAIERTVTDETLEPAFRALCLQLPGESDIARELGSNVDPQAVHLARGRLRAALSDALHDTLRALYDATASRTAYTPDAAEAGRRALRNGLLDYLGHGERDADGALVTAHFDAADNMTDRLAALTTLVHARLPGADAALDAFAERHAGTPLAMDKWFLVQATAPAPDTLDTVKALMAHPGFSPANPNRVRALIGAFASGNQSQFNRADGAGYAFVADFALQLDARNPQTAARLLSAFRSWRALEPGRRSKAETALQHLAARTDLSPDLRDIVDRCLQ; encoded by the coding sequence ATGCGCCCAGACACCCCCGCGCCCGTTCGCCTCGAGGACTATCGTCCGCCCGCCTTCGCGATCGACGCGGTGCATCTCGACATCCGCCTCGCGCCGCGCGCGACCCGCGTGACCGCCCGCCTCGTCGTGCGCCGCGCGCCGGGCGGCGATCCGGGCGAGCCGCTGGTGCTGGACGGCGACGACCTGCAGCTGACGGGTCTCACGCTCGACGGCCAGGCACTGCCGGCGGAGCGCTACAGCGTCACGCCGCGGCGGCTGGAGATCGCGCGCGTGCCCGACGGTCCCTTCACGCTGGAGATGGAAACCCGGCTCGACCCGGACGCCAACACCAGGCTGATGGGCCTCTACCGCTCCAACGGAACCTATTGCACCCAGTGCGAGGCCGAGGGCTTTCGCCGCATCACCTATTTCCTCGACCGGCCGGACTGCCTCTCCGTCTACACGACGCGGATCGAGGCGCGCAAAGGCGAGGCGCCAGTGCTGCTGGGCAACGGCAATCCGGTCGAGGCGGGCGATATCCCCGGCACCGACCGCCATTTCGCGGTGTGGCACGATCCCCACCCCAAGCCGAGCTACCTCTTCGCCGTCGTCGCCGGCGATCTCGCGTGCGTGTCGGACCGCTTCACGACGGCGGAGGGCCGCGCAGTCGCGCTCAACATCTATGTGGAGCACGGCAACGAGGCGAAATGCGACTGGGCGATGGACAGTCTCAAGCGCTCGATGCGCTGGGACGAGGAGGCCTACGGGCGCTGCTACGATCTCGATGTGTTCAACATCGTCGCCGTGTCGGACTTCAACATGGGGGCGATGGAGAACAAGGGTCTCAACATCTTCAACGACAAATACGTGCTCGCCGATCCCGACACGGCGACCGATCAGGACTACGCCGGCATCGAGGCGGTGATCGCGCACGAGTATTTCCACAACTGGACCGGCAACCGCATCACCTGCCGCGACTGGTTCCAGCTCTGCCTCAAGGAGGGGCTGACGGTCTTTCGCGACCAGGAGTTTTCCGCCGACATGCGCTCGCGCCCCGTCAAGCGCATCTCCGACGTGCGGCTTCTGAAATCGCATCAGTTCCCGGAGGACGCCGGCCCGCTGGCGCATCCGGTGCGCCCGCGCCTCTACCACGAGATCAACAACTTCTACACGGCGACCGTCTACGAGAAGGGCGCCGAAGTCGTGCGGATGCTCAAGACGCTGATCGGCGCCGACGCATTCCGCAAGGGCATGGACCTGTTCTTCGCCCGCCACGACGGCGAGGCCACGACGGTGGAGGCCTTCCTCGCCTGCTTCGCGGAGGCGAGCGGACAGGACCTGTCGCAATTCGCGCGCTGGTACGACCAGGCCGGCACGCCGGGGCTTCACGTGACCCGCGACTACGACGCCGACGAACGCCGGCTGACGCTCACCGTGCGCCAGCACACGCCGCCGACGCCGCAGCAGAGCGCGAAACAGCCGATGCACATTCCGCTCCGCGTCGCGCTGATCGGCGAGGACGGCCAGCGCCTCGAGCCGCAGGCGGTGAGCGGCGCCGAGATGACCGGCGACGTCCTTCACATCCGCACGCCGGCGCAGACCGTCGTCTTCTCCGGCGTGGACCGGCCGGCGGTGCCGTCCCTGCTGCGGGGGTTTTCCGCGCCGGTGACGCTCAGCACGGATCTCGACGATGCGGAGCTCCTGTTTCTCGCCGCGCATGACGACGACGCGTTCAACCGCTGGGCGGCGCTGCATCGGGTCGTCACCAAGACGCTGATCGCGGGAACGAAGGCCCTCTCCGGGCAGCAGACCGTCGCGGTCGATCCGGCGCTTCTGTCGGCGATCGAGCGCACCGTGACCGACGAGACGCTCGAACCGGCGTTCCGTGCGCTGTGCCTGCAACTCCCGGGCGAATCCGATATCGCGCGGGAGCTTGGCAGCAACGTCGATCCGCAGGCCGTGCATCTCGCCCGCGGGCGGCTGCGCGCGGCCCTGAGCGACGCCCTGCACGACACGCTTCGCGCCCTCTACGACGCAACGGCAAGCCGCACCGCCTATACGCCCGACGCGGCGGAGGCCGGCCGGCGCGCCCTGCGCAACGGGCTGCTCGACTATCTCGGACATGGCGAACGAGATGCCGACGGCGCGCTGGTGACCGCGCATTTCGACGCCGCGGACAACATGACCGACCGCCTTGCCGCGCTGACGACGCTGGTGCATGCCCGACTGCCCGGCGCCGACGCCGCCCTCGACGCATTCGCCGAGCGCCATGCCGGCACGCCGCTCGCCATGGACAAGTGGTTCCTGGTTCAGGCCACCGCACCGGCGCCCGACACGCTCGACACCGTCAAGGCGCTGATGGCGCATCCCGGCTTCTCGCCGGCCAACCCGAACCGGGTGCGTGCGCTGATCGGCGCCTTCGCCAGTGGCAACCAGAGCCAGTTCAATCGCGCGGATGGCGCCGGCTACGCCTTCGTGGCCGACTTCGCCCTGCAGCTCGACGCGCGCAATCCGCAGACCGCCGCGCGGCTTCTGTCCGCCTTCCGCTCGTGGCGCGCGCTCGAGCCGGGACGGCGGTCGAAGGCGGAGACCGCCCTGCAGCATCTTGCCGCAAGGACGGACCTGTCGCCGGATCTGCGCGACATCGTCGACCGCTGCCTGCAATAG
- a CDS encoding alpha/beta hydrolase, whose product MIDYEAEYNNRALVPEHPALIEGWARDASAFRAVATADLAVPYELSERTTYDLFLPAGGMPAQGALGLFIHGGYWQALDRSFFSHMARGLVENGLPCAVANYSLCPDVRIPDIMEEIRRLTGHLWERYRKPVVAFGHSAGGHLTATLLATDWGQRGLPPRLVPAGLSISGLFDLQPLIDTSLNAKLRLTRAEAIAASPIAFGAPAGTRLIAAVGGGESSEFLRQSRVVVDVWGRGGVATELDVRGTDNHFTVIAPLADPGSDLTHTLAGMLRGAC is encoded by the coding sequence GTGATAGATTACGAAGCGGAATACAACAACCGGGCGCTTGTCCCCGAGCACCCTGCCCTTATCGAAGGCTGGGCCCGCGATGCCTCCGCCTTCCGCGCGGTGGCGACGGCGGACCTGGCGGTTCCGTATGAACTGTCGGAGCGCACCACCTACGACCTCTTCCTGCCGGCGGGTGGCATGCCCGCGCAGGGTGCGCTGGGGCTCTTCATCCACGGCGGCTACTGGCAGGCGCTCGACCGCAGTTTCTTCTCGCACATGGCGCGCGGACTGGTCGAAAACGGCCTTCCCTGCGCGGTCGCGAATTATTCGCTGTGCCCGGACGTGCGCATTCCCGACATCATGGAGGAAATCCGCCGCCTTACCGGTCATCTGTGGGAGCGCTATCGCAAACCGGTCGTGGCCTTCGGGCATTCCGCCGGCGGCCATCTGACGGCCACGCTGCTGGCGACCGATTGGGGACAGCGCGGACTGCCGCCGCGCCTCGTGCCGGCGGGCCTGTCGATTTCCGGACTGTTCGACCTTCAGCCGCTCATCGACACCTCGCTCAACGCCAAGCTGCGGCTCACCCGCGCGGAGGCCATCGCCGCCTCGCCGATCGCCTTCGGCGCCCCGGCGGGCACGCGGTTGATCGCCGCCGTCGGCGGCGGGGAATCCTCGGAATTCCTGCGCCAGTCGCGGGTCGTCGTCGACGTCTGGGGACGCGGCGGCGTCGCCACGGAGCTCGACGTGCGGGGAACGGACAACCATTTCACCGTCATCGCGCCGCTCGCCGATCCCGGCAGCGATCTCACGCATACGCTGGCGGGCATGCTGCGCGGCGCCTGCTGA
- a CDS encoding ABC transporter ATP-binding protein, producing the protein MNVLSVDRLSVEFVTAEGRARAVRDVSFDVPRNRTVALVGESGSGKTVISQTIMGLLPEKAEITGGRVLFQDVEQSGGPVDIAALGRKSPAMRAIRGNRIAIIFQEPMTSLSPLHTIGDQIGEAAALHRNVSLPEARELTRDMLRLVRFPDPDRALQSYPFELSGGLRQRAMIAMAMICRPALLIADEPTTALDVTIQAEILKLIKDVQAELHMSVLLITHDFGVVANMADEVVVIYHGQIMEKGSAEALFSNPRHDYLKALLHAVPRFGMEAGERLVPIRPIEPHAEGFLKSGRAQHVATGAPLVTLTGVTKRFTIRKGSFFGSRANTLLALDNVNLTVNRGECLGLVGESGSGKTTTAKAILRALEIDEGEIHYDAGNGPRDVAHLAGADLLDYRRRVQLIFQDPFSSLNPRMTVNDILLEPLIIHKVGTAEERAERVRELMRLVGLDPRYLRRYPHSFSGGQRQRIGIARALALNPEFLLCDEPTSALDVSVQAQILNLLKDLKTELGLTYLFVSHNLAVVDYIADRIAVMCRGRVVELAPTRQLIEQPIHPYTRALLDSVPEPDLDAPLDFEALDAGRASEPDAWPEPYRLVEGATPVLVEAAPGHFVCAPGDAGRASASPVREAVS; encoded by the coding sequence GTGAACGTGTTGTCGGTCGACCGACTGAGCGTCGAGTTCGTGACGGCGGAGGGCCGCGCGCGCGCCGTGCGGGACGTCTCCTTCGACGTGCCGCGCAATCGCACGGTCGCGCTGGTCGGCGAGTCGGGCTCCGGCAAGACCGTGATCTCCCAGACGATCATGGGTTTGCTGCCGGAAAAGGCCGAGATCACCGGCGGGCGCGTGCTGTTCCAGGACGTCGAACAGTCCGGCGGTCCGGTCGATATCGCGGCGCTCGGGCGCAAGAGCCCGGCCATGCGCGCGATTCGCGGCAACCGCATCGCGATCATCTTCCAGGAGCCGATGACCTCCCTGTCGCCGCTGCACACGATCGGCGACCAGATCGGCGAGGCGGCGGCGCTGCATCGCAATGTCTCGCTGCCCGAGGCGCGCGAGCTGACGCGCGACATGCTGCGCCTCGTGCGCTTTCCCGATCCCGACCGGGCCTTGCAGTCCTATCCCTTCGAGCTGTCGGGCGGGCTGCGCCAGCGCGCGATGATCGCCATGGCGATGATCTGCCGTCCCGCGCTGCTCATCGCGGATGAGCCCACCACCGCGCTGGACGTGACGATCCAGGCGGAAATCCTCAAGCTCATCAAGGATGTGCAGGCCGAGCTGCATATGTCGGTGCTGCTGATCACCCATGATTTCGGTGTCGTCGCCAACATGGCCGACGAGGTGGTGGTGATCTATCACGGCCAGATCATGGAAAAGGGCAGCGCCGAGGCGCTGTTCTCCAATCCGCGTCACGACTATCTCAAGGCGTTGCTTCACGCCGTGCCGCGCTTCGGCATGGAGGCGGGCGAGCGTCTCGTGCCGATCCGCCCGATCGAGCCGCATGCCGAGGGCTTTCTGAAAAGCGGCCGGGCGCAGCATGTCGCCACCGGCGCGCCGCTCGTCACGCTGACCGGGGTCACCAAGCGCTTCACGATCCGCAAGGGCAGTTTCTTCGGCTCCCGGGCGAACACGCTGCTGGCGCTGGACAACGTCAATCTGACCGTCAATCGCGGCGAGTGCCTCGGGCTCGTGGGCGAATCCGGGTCGGGCAAGACGACGACGGCCAAGGCGATCCTGCGCGCGCTGGAGATCGACGAAGGAGAGATCCACTACGACGCGGGCAACGGGCCGCGCGACGTGGCGCATCTCGCCGGCGCCGATCTGCTCGACTACAGGCGCCGGGTGCAGCTCATCTTCCAGGATCCGTTTTCCTCGCTCAATCCGCGCATGACGGTGAACGACATCCTTCTGGAGCCCTTGATCATCCACAAGGTCGGCACGGCGGAGGAGCGGGCGGAGCGGGTGCGCGAGCTGATGCGCCTGGTCGGGCTCGATCCGCGCTACCTGCGCCGCTATCCGCATTCCTTTTCCGGCGGCCAGCGCCAGCGCATCGGCATCGCCCGGGCGCTTGCGCTCAATCCCGAGTTTCTGCTGTGCGACGAGCCGACCTCCGCGCTCGACGTTTCGGTGCAGGCGCAGATCCTCAATCTTCTCAAGGATCTGAAGACCGAACTCGGCCTGACCTATCTCTTCGTCAGCCACAATCTCGCGGTGGTCGACTATATCGCCGACCGGATCGCCGTGATGTGCCGGGGCCGGGTCGTCGAACTCGCCCCGACGCGGCAGCTCATCGAGCAGCCGATCCACCCCTACACGCGCGCGCTGCTCGACTCCGTGCCCGAGCCGGACCTCGACGCGCCGCTCGATTTCGAGGCCCTCGACGCCGGCCGCGCATCCGAACCGGATGCCTGGCCCGAGCCCTATCGGCTCGTCGAGGGCGCGACGCCGGTGCTGGTGGAAGCCGCGCCGGGCCATTTCGTGTGCGCGCCGGGCGACGCCGGCCGCGCATCCGCATCACCGGTCAGGGAGGCCGTATCATGA
- a CDS encoding adenylate/guanylate cyclase domain-containing protein: MIARLRDYSRKRIRGISMTLLVGAAFGTLLAVSMLLVLSLAVTANVRNTFSLLNDKAILATNALERRVRGHLALAQDAVEALKTQFDDRSHDLSAFDELRPIMLAAVHANPSIDVLVVSGPNGDEEFGIFRAASGTLWPFRRREVPDAARRYALPRVAAGSPPTWGPLLPADDTLYANVTVPLVTGGALSGYLTAAISIEEIARSVRQLDDGPFATVFIIANGDEVIAHSDLDRLPLVDGRVPRLPASIAELGDPALMRLRDSPPLDNFQQASAAGVTVRDLETEGDGPDYLAMTKTLAGYGPGLWTVGQYYEASSVTREVRRLIGSAAVGLVSILIAVVLSILLVRRAARPLKEIADRADHIAALEFDRVAPLPRSRINELDQVYRAFNAMVDGLKAMNPYVPRSLFRKLMRLGVDTAAEAQERDLTLIFTDIVGFTSLSEHLSAADTARMLNDHFALLVEAVEAEGGTVDKFVGDGMLAFWGAPDTRPDHAEAAVRASLAIATAVRRANARAEADGGHPVRVRIGLHTGRVVVGNVGARDRWNYTVVGDAVNLCERLQALGRDIAPDSDVVILASDAAMARLADVPARAEGTHVLRGRQSAVSVWRLDLPPEGLPAEDQQGGMAGAQARYARDAAGD, from the coding sequence ATGATCGCACGCCTCAGGGACTACTCACGCAAGCGGATACGGGGCATCTCGATGACGCTGCTCGTCGGCGCGGCCTTCGGCACGTTGCTCGCGGTGTCGATGCTGCTCGTGCTCTCGCTCGCCGTGACCGCCAATGTGCGCAACACGTTTTCTCTTCTCAACGACAAGGCGATCCTCGCCACCAACGCGCTGGAACGGCGGGTGCGCGGGCATCTCGCTCTGGCGCAGGACGCGGTCGAGGCGCTCAAGACGCAGTTCGACGACCGTTCGCACGACCTGTCCGCCTTCGACGAGCTGCGGCCGATCATGCTCGCCGCCGTGCATGCCAATCCCTCGATCGACGTGCTGGTCGTCTCCGGTCCGAACGGGGACGAGGAGTTCGGGATCTTTCGCGCGGCGTCGGGCACGCTGTGGCCGTTCCGCCGGCGCGAGGTGCCCGACGCGGCGCGCCGCTACGCGCTGCCGCGCGTGGCGGCCGGCTCGCCGCCGACCTGGGGACCGCTGCTGCCGGCCGACGACACGCTCTATGCCAATGTCACGGTGCCGCTGGTCACCGGCGGGGCGCTGTCCGGCTATCTCACGGCGGCGATCTCGATCGAGGAAATCGCGCGCTCGGTCCGCCAGCTCGACGACGGCCCCTTCGCCACCGTGTTCATCATCGCCAACGGCGACGAGGTGATCGCCCATTCCGATCTGGATCGCCTGCCGCTGGTCGACGGCCGGGTGCCGCGCCTTCCCGCCTCGATCGCCGAGCTCGGCGATCCCGCGCTCATGCGGCTGCGCGACAGTCCGCCGCTGGACAACTTCCAGCAGGCGAGCGCGGCCGGCGTCACCGTTCGCGATCTGGAGACCGAGGGCGACGGGCCGGATTATCTGGCGATGACCAAGACGCTGGCCGGCTACGGGCCCGGCCTGTGGACGGTCGGTCAGTACTACGAGGCGTCGAGCGTGACGCGCGAGGTGCGCCGGCTGATCGGGTCGGCGGCGGTGGGGCTGGTGTCGATCCTGATCGCGGTCGTCCTCTCCATCCTGCTGGTGCGCCGCGCCGCGCGGCCCCTGAAGGAGATCGCGGATCGCGCCGACCACATCGCCGCGCTCGAGTTCGACCGCGTGGCGCCGCTGCCGCGCAGCCGCATCAACGAGCTCGATCAGGTCTACCGGGCCTTCAACGCCATGGTCGACGGGCTGAAGGCGATGAACCCCTATGTGCCGCGCTCCCTGTTCCGCAAGCTGATGCGGCTCGGCGTCGATACCGCCGCCGAGGCGCAGGAGCGCGATCTCACCCTCATCTTCACCGACATCGTCGGCTTCACCTCGCTGTCGGAGCATCTGAGCGCGGCCGACACCGCCCGCATGCTCAACGATCACTTCGCGCTGCTCGTGGAGGCGGTCGAGGCGGAAGGGGGCACGGTGGACAAATTCGTCGGCGACGGCATGCTGGCCTTCTGGGGCGCGCCCGACACGCGCCCCGACCACGCCGAGGCGGCGGTGCGGGCGAGCCTTGCCATCGCGACCGCCGTGCGCCGCGCCAACGCGCGGGCCGAGGCCGACGGCGGCCATCCCGTCCGGGTTCGGATCGGCCTGCACACCGGCCGGGTGGTGGTGGGCAATGTGGGTGCGCGCGACCGCTGGAATTACACGGTCGTCGGCGATGCGGTGAACCTGTGCGAGCGCCTGCAGGCGCTCGGTCGCGACATCGCGCCGGACTCGGATGTGGTGATCCTGGCAAGTGACGCGGCCATGGCGCGTCTGGCGGACGTTCCGGCCCGGGCGGAAGGAACGCATGTGCTGCGCGGCCGCCAGAGCGCGGTCAGCGTCTGGCGGCTCGATCTCCCGCCCGAGGGCCTGCCGGCCGAGGATCAGCAGGGCGGAATGGCGGGTGCGCAGGCGCGCTACGCGCGCGATGCGGCGGGCGACTGA